A region of the Plasmodium sp. gorilla clade G2 genome assembly, chromosome: 9 genome:
atattttaatacatatttatttttgtgtttatatttatatatcttttattttatcttagGAAGCAATAAGTGGTTATTTTAAAGCTACAAACAAGAAGAAATCAACTGCAGTAAGTtacagaaaaataaaaaatataaatgagtGACATAtggataaatatttataatatatatatatatatatatataagtgtgtgtatattaataatatatatatatatatttatatatatatatttttttctttgaagGATGTGAGGACTTCCAATGAAAAGAATGAAAACAGTGAAGTAAATgaccaaaaaaataatataactaataaacatattaatGAAGACGCAGGAGGAAATGCAAATACCAAAAAgaataatgaagataatgaagatagtgaagataatgaagataatgaagatagtgaagataatgaagataatgaAGATAGTGAAGATAGTGAAGATAGTGAAGATAGTGAAGATAGTgaagataataaagataataaagataataaaaataataaagatatatcaGATTTTTCAAGTATATCATCAAGTAAAGATAATATTGAAGAAGGAAATACACTGAACGGTTAtgaaataaatgaagaagaacaTGTAGGTAGagcaaattttttatatcttttaaacCATATAGGAAAAACGATTTTTcctatatttaaaaatttgtataatattatgtctacattttttaaaatattaagtacatatataatatcatctaCAACAATGGCTACATCTTCCTCAACATCTACTTCATCTACATCTACATCACCTTCATCATTGGAAGCACGCAGTTCTTCAAATGATAATGGATTTACAAGATATTATGAAAACAAATATAGTAAAATACATACAAATTTCTTTCGAGGTTCTTTAAAAGAGGCTATTAATAAGTCAAAGagagaagaaaaattattactcgtttatttacatattgaATATGATGATGTTTCCTATTTTTGTGAACatgtatttaataatttagaaaTGAAGAGTTTTTTTGATGAGAATTGTATTTTATATGCCCATGATATATCTAAAGGAGATATTAAAGAGTTAAGTAATACATTAAACGTTTTTATGTTACCACAGATTAGTATTATATTAACTTGCTATGTTACAGAAATGATGGAATTGTCAATTATATATGGGAAACCATCGATCAGTCATATTATGAATACTATATCTCATTGTATAGAAAAAATGGATattaaaagagaaaaaatggaaatgttaaaaaataaaaattataaggaTAGATTAATTAGAGAAGAACAAGATAGAGAATATCAAGAAGCTTTAAGAAAAGATAgattaaaagaagaagagaaaaaaaaaaaagaaaatgaaaaattaattaaaatacaagaaaaaaataaaataaaaaatgaaagaaaagaaaaaacaaagaaaTTCCCTTTATCTATATCAccaaatgataaaattacTAAAATTTGTATTAGACTACCTAACGGTTTaagaatacaaaataatttcGGTCTATCAAATACTTTAcaagatatatatgattgGGCTGAATGTTCAGAATTTTTACAAccacaaaataaaaaagttacCATTCCTTATAAATTTCAATTAATATGTTCCCTTACAAAAtggaatatacaaaaaactAATGAGCAAATCAAaaattttgatttatatCCGAATgctatttttaatatgaagTCTTTAGATTCATCAGACGAGGagtaaacatataaatgtgtatatgtatatatgtatatgtatatatatatatatatatatatatatatatatgtacttgaatatatatacacactaTTCTTTATTATCTCCTTAAgattatatatcattatattttttttatagttattattattattattttttattttatattattttattttttattttttatttggataaattaaattttgtttttatatatagcaTCAAGagacaaaaatataatgaccttatgtttttgttttatcaATGTGAGCACATGTattatgtgtattttttaatacatgTGAATCCATGTACATTTCCCCCCCCCcttcatatatatagtatgatatataaataaataaataaatgtttttatgtaagtatttctttttttttatttattttatttttattttaattttttttttttttttttatcatttaccATTGTGCACTTATATGCACAcaccttattttttttttcttattttttttttttttttaatatccaATAAATATTAACATCCTACTacttaagaataaaaaaatatgaaggtAGAGGAGTAAAATTATTGGATATACTAATAATGTGcatatctaatatatatatatatatatatatatatataggtatgtatttatttatttattttttttttttttatgttatatataaatgtgacATATAAAAGAggagataataaaaaaagagagaTATCTCTCAGTTTTACATCCTCGCCacatgtgtatatatatataatattttttttattgagaaaaaaaaaaacaaagaaatTAAGACTCACATATaggcatatatatatataatataaatcaatTTTATAACAATGAGTGTGTAATAGCGAGCACACTCTTAATATGTTTaagctatatatatatatatatatatatatatatatatatagacatgtttattatatcaataaataaataaaataataacatgaacatataatatatatattccatgctttctatatgttcattttctaatttagtgttcttttatattatatatatatatatatatatttatatatatatatttatatatgtgcattTTTAATCccttttatgtatttatattatagaaTTTAAGGCCTTACATATGTaggcacatatatatattatatataaataatgttttATAGCTTATTCAAAAGTCATAACAAATtggataattttttttttctctccacacgaataataattaaccatattaaaaaataatatacatatattatatatatatatatatatattttttatgtcattattttttgaCTAAATATGAACATTTTATACTTaccaaaataaataacatttatttatttttttttttttcacataatattttatttattcatattttaagTATACACATAAATCACAAATAACATGAACTTTTTTTAgataacataaaatatatattttttatttatataatatatacatgtctAAACTTATActataacatttttaatgGTTATATAGAAAACAGTTCTTCGATAGTGTGGGGtggcaaaaaaaaaaaaaaaaaaattaaataaataaataaataaaataaattagaacaaataaacaaaataataaaaaaaaaataaaaaaaaaatatctagTTATATGTATGGTAATATATTTAGTTTAAAATCACAATAAAACATAATAGACcatttcatatttaaaaaaaaattttttaaatattaatatgtatactatatatatatatatatatatatatatttaaatttcactataataatatttattttgttttcatttttttgttagGTTAATTTCATTCGTTTATCAACAATTcaattatgtattatttataatataatataatatattttttcttctagatatatataaaattaaaacatttatttttttgtacacATAAAAACGCACTTTCTGTTGTAAATTAGGAGAACCAAAtactttcatttttattaaaaaaaaaaaaaaaaatttggccaaaaagaaaaaaaaaaaaaaaaaaaacatataagtATTTGAATgcactttctttttttttatacattgaACTGGTTGGGTAGTGCAATCAAAGTGTAAAagtaattattaaaaaataaatgaataaatatatttatataatattatatatatatatatatatatatatatataaataatataaaaatatttatatatattatatatacatatataatatatatattatatatatatatgtaatttcaTAAAAAAGCTACGTTTaagtttttttataatatataatatatattttatataaattacttTTTTATACACATTGATGATTTGTTCTGTTCTATTCTATTCTAttgtgattttttttttttttttttttttttttatacaccCTTATGATTTGTTctgttacatatatatatatatatatatatatattttttttttttttttttttttttttttttttttacttaatatatataaataattatttcttcatatgcatattttcatatatacattgtaaa
Encoded here:
- a CDS encoding UBX domain, putative; the encoded protein is MNEFIKLFMDMTKEDDEKKAAKFLESYNWNVEEAISGYFKATNKKKSTADVRTSNEKNENSEVNDQKNNITNKHINEDAGGNANTKKNNEDNEDSEDNEDNEDSEDNEDNEDSEDSEDSEDSEDSEDNKDNKDNKNNKDISDFSSISSSKDNIEEGNTLNGYEINEEEHVGRANFLYLLNHIGKTIFPIFKNLYNIMSTFFKILSTYIISSTTMATSSSTSTSSTSTSPSSLEARSSSNDNGFTRYYENKYSKIHTNFFRGSLKEAINKSKREEKLLLVYLHIEYDDVSYFCEHVFNNLEMKSFFDENCILYAHDISKGDIKELSNTLNVFMLPQISIILTCYVTEMMELSIIYGKPSISHIMNTISHCIEKMDIKREKMEMLKNKNYKDRLIREEQDREYQEALRKDRLKEEEKKKKENEKLIKIQEKNKIKNERKEKTKKFPLSISPNDKITKICIRLPNGLRIQNNFGLSNTLQDIYDWAECSEFLQPQNKKVTIPYKFQLICSLTKWNIQKTNEQIKNFDLYPNAIFNMKSLDSSDEE